The following proteins come from a genomic window of Corallococcus sp. NCRR:
- a CDS encoding aldehyde dehydrogenase family protein → MLDTERVGEPLRHLESRLLLAEARRAVPEAFDSQGRLLSPVAGRWVQPPAWFNAVSPIDGSVLAELPLLGAAQVAAGVEQAAAEFGPWAARPLDERARAVAEAVVLLHSHRDLLVRILAWDIGKTLPTASNDVDRCLAGIAWYLERMDRMLDGRKPLGLVSNIASWNYPFSVLLLNVLVQSLAGNSVIAKIPTQGGGVSLTLAFALLRRAGLPVSLVGGRGRDLSEALVGHSHIAGVAFIGGRANGGEVHRRLRDTDKRYALEMEGVNAYAVTHFSDWDGLGAQIRAGFDFGKQRCTAYTRWVVEKSLVPKFVRTYVDAVSTLRVGNPVLGAHVDFGPLISPSKAEELRSLIAQAREQGTQVLHQGMLAEDAFTARQERGAYLPPVLLFGVPRDSELYLREPFGPVDLLVSVDSEEELLREANVSNGALVASVATDDPELARRIAERLHAFKVGINALRSRGDREESFGGRGGSWAGAFVGGIHLVRAFTDGPHPMEGNWPA, encoded by the coding sequence ATGCTGGATACCGAACGTGTTGGCGAGCCCCTTCGTCATCTTGAAAGTCGCCTCCTGCTGGCCGAGGCCCGGAGGGCCGTGCCGGAGGCCTTCGACTCCCAGGGCCGGCTGCTCTCTCCCGTCGCGGGAAGGTGGGTCCAGCCGCCTGCCTGGTTCAACGCTGTGTCGCCCATTGATGGCAGCGTCCTCGCGGAGCTGCCGCTGCTGGGCGCCGCGCAGGTCGCCGCGGGCGTCGAGCAGGCAGCGGCGGAGTTCGGGCCCTGGGCGGCGCGTCCGCTCGATGAGCGCGCCCGTGCTGTCGCGGAGGCGGTGGTGTTGCTCCATTCACACCGGGACCTGCTCGTCCGCATTCTCGCGTGGGACATCGGCAAGACGCTGCCCACGGCCTCCAACGACGTGGACCGGTGTCTCGCGGGCATCGCGTGGTACCTGGAGCGGATGGACCGGATGCTCGATGGCCGCAAGCCGCTCGGCCTGGTCTCGAACATCGCCTCCTGGAACTATCCGTTCTCCGTCCTGCTGCTCAACGTGCTCGTGCAGTCGCTCGCGGGCAACTCGGTCATCGCGAAGATTCCGACCCAGGGCGGCGGCGTCTCCCTCACGCTCGCCTTCGCGTTGCTGCGCCGCGCGGGCCTGCCCGTCTCGCTCGTCGGTGGACGCGGGAGGGACCTCTCCGAGGCGCTCGTCGGACATTCCCACATCGCGGGCGTCGCCTTCATTGGCGGCCGCGCCAACGGGGGCGAGGTCCACCGCCGCCTGCGTGACACGGACAAGCGCTACGCGTTGGAGATGGAGGGCGTGAACGCCTACGCGGTCACGCACTTCTCGGATTGGGATGGGCTCGGCGCACAGATTCGCGCGGGCTTCGACTTCGGCAAGCAGCGCTGCACCGCCTACACGCGCTGGGTCGTCGAAAAGTCGCTCGTCCCGAAGTTCGTCCGGACGTATGTCGATGCGGTCTCCACGTTGCGTGTCGGCAATCCGGTCCTGGGGGCGCACGTGGACTTCGGGCCGCTCATCTCCCCCAGCAAGGCCGAGGAGCTCCGCTCTCTTATCGCCCAGGCGCGGGAGCAGGGCACGCAGGTGCTGCATCAGGGGATGCTTGCGGAGGATGCCTTCACCGCGCGGCAGGAGCGGGGCGCGTACCTGCCGCCCGTCCTGCTCTTCGGTGTCCCGCGCGACAGCGAGCTCTACCTGCGTGAACCCTTTGGCCCCGTCGACCTCCTGGTGTCGGTGGACTCCGAGGAGGAGTTGCTGCGGGAGGCCAACGTCTCCAATGGCGCGCTCGTGGCCTCGGTGGCGACGGATGACCCGGAGCTCGCCCGGCGCATCGCGGAGCGGCTCCATGCCTTCAAGGTGGGCATCAATGCGCTGCGCTCGCGTGGCGACCGTGAGGAGTCCTTCGGCGGCAGGGGCGGCTCCTGGGCAGGCGCCTTCGTCGGTGGCATCCACCTGGTGCGTGCCTTCACGGATGGCCCGCATCCCATGGAAGGCAACTGGCCCGCGTGA
- a CDS encoding 3-hydroxyacyl-CoA dehydrogenase family protein, with product MAGRQVVLFNRHAGSSEAARVKLERDAALLVETGLLGAEQRTLALARIHRTTELAEAAVVQDLVIESIPEDLALKQQLFKELDRLAAPDTLLATNTTALSVTAIARDCAHPERVLSAHYYLPAHLVPLVDVIPGEKTSPDAVETVRRFLEELGKSPVVFARDVPGSVGPRLQQALIGEALRIVTEGVATPEMVDRVLTQGIGRRLGASGIFDRLDLVGLDFITNVLRGAGRPVPPVLEQKVDQGQLGLKTGQGFYPWTPDSAAAFEERMARHLITQLREDRAAGRLPTPESEE from the coding sequence ATGGCTGGCAGACAGGTGGTGCTCTTCAACCGGCATGCGGGCAGCAGCGAGGCCGCGCGCGTGAAGCTGGAGCGCGACGCGGCGCTGCTGGTGGAGACGGGGTTGCTCGGCGCGGAGCAACGCACCCTCGCGCTCGCGCGCATCCATCGCACCACGGAGCTCGCCGAGGCCGCCGTGGTCCAGGACCTGGTCATCGAATCCATCCCCGAGGACCTGGCGCTCAAGCAGCAGCTCTTCAAGGAGCTGGACCGGCTCGCGGCACCGGACACCCTGCTCGCCACCAACACCACCGCGCTGAGCGTGACAGCCATTGCCCGCGACTGCGCACACCCCGAGCGGGTCCTCTCCGCGCACTACTACCTGCCCGCGCACCTGGTGCCGCTGGTGGACGTCATCCCCGGCGAGAAGACGTCCCCCGACGCGGTGGAGACGGTGCGGCGCTTCCTCGAGGAGCTGGGCAAGTCGCCCGTGGTGTTCGCGCGGGACGTGCCGGGCTCGGTGGGCCCGCGCCTGCAGCAGGCGCTCATCGGCGAAGCGCTCCGGATCGTGACGGAGGGCGTGGCCACGCCGGAGATGGTGGACCGCGTGCTCACCCAGGGCATCGGGCGGCGCCTGGGGGCCTCTGGCATCTTCGACCGGCTGGACCTCGTGGGCCTGGACTTCATCACGAACGTCCTGCGCGGCGCGGGGCGCCCGGTGCCGCCGGTGCTCGAGCAGAAGGTGGACCAAGGCCAGCTGGGCCTGAAGACGGGCCAGGGCTTCTATCCATGGACGCCGGACAGCGCCGCCGCCTTCGAGGAGCGCATGGCCCGCCACCTCATCACACAGCTGCGCGAGGACCGGGCCGCGGGCCGCCTGCCCACGCCGGAGTCCGAGGAATGA
- a CDS encoding efflux RND transporter periplasmic adaptor subunit: protein MHASAPEVPLASPPRASRLKRWIIGVLLLLAIFAGLAAVKAGQIVSMINAGETFVQPPESVTSTQAESFGWQGTRSAVGTVLALRGVTLSAELPGVVTDIRFENGASVKKGQVLVQLDTSSEQAQLAGAEADAEFARLTRERAEKLNAQGANTQSDLDAVRARALQSSATVAHLKSLIAKKTLRAPFDGRIGIRQVELGQLVSPGNPIASLQSSTPALVEFQLPQQALAQVKQGQKVRLRVDVFPGESFEGELTTINPEVELSSRNVRMRATVPNADGRLLPGMFASVEVLSDASEQVVAIPATAVLFAPYGDSVFTLSEGKDAAGKTALLARQQFVRLGERRGDYVAVTAGLKPGQTVVSSGVFKLKNGAAVVVNNALAPPIEVAPQPVNP, encoded by the coding sequence TCGGCGTGCTGCTCCTGCTCGCCATCTTCGCGGGGCTCGCCGCCGTCAAGGCGGGCCAGATCGTCTCGATGATCAACGCCGGTGAGACCTTCGTGCAGCCCCCTGAGTCCGTCACCTCCACCCAGGCGGAGTCCTTCGGCTGGCAGGGCACCCGGAGCGCTGTCGGCACCGTGCTGGCGCTCCGGGGTGTGACCCTGAGCGCGGAGCTACCGGGCGTCGTCACCGACATCCGCTTCGAGAACGGCGCTTCGGTGAAGAAGGGCCAGGTGCTCGTGCAACTGGACACCTCCAGCGAGCAGGCCCAACTGGCCGGCGCCGAGGCGGACGCGGAGTTCGCGCGACTGACCCGCGAGCGCGCCGAGAAGCTCAACGCCCAGGGCGCCAACACCCAGTCGGACCTGGACGCCGTCCGCGCGCGGGCGCTCCAGTCCTCCGCCACGGTGGCCCACCTGAAGTCCCTCATCGCCAAGAAGACCCTCCGCGCGCCCTTCGATGGCCGCATCGGTATCCGCCAGGTGGAACTGGGACAGCTCGTCTCCCCGGGCAACCCCATCGCGTCCCTCCAGTCCTCCACCCCCGCGCTGGTGGAGTTCCAGCTGCCCCAGCAGGCGCTGGCCCAGGTGAAGCAGGGTCAGAAGGTGCGCCTGCGCGTGGACGTCTTCCCGGGCGAGTCGTTCGAGGGGGAGCTCACCACCATCAACCCGGAGGTGGAGCTGTCCTCCCGCAACGTGCGCATGCGCGCCACCGTGCCCAACGCGGATGGCCGGCTCCTTCCGGGCATGTTCGCCAGCGTGGAGGTGCTCTCCGACGCCAGCGAGCAGGTGGTGGCCATCCCCGCCACCGCCGTGCTCTTCGCCCCCTACGGCGACTCGGTGTTCACCCTGTCCGAAGGCAAGGACGCAGCGGGCAAGACGGCCCTGCTGGCGCGGCAGCAGTTCGTGCGGCTGGGGGAGCGCCGGGGGGACTACGTCGCGGTGACGGCCGGCCTGAAGCCCGGGCAGACCGTGGTCAGCAGCGGCGTCTTCAAGCTGAAGAACGGCGCGGCCGTCGTCGTGAACAACGCGCTGGCGCCGCCCATTGAAGTCGCGCCCCAGCCCGTGAACCCCTAA
- a CDS encoding efflux RND transporter permease subunit: protein MKFTDLFIRRPVVALVVNLIIIIAGLQALRSLNVRQYPRSENADITVTTVYVGANAELVRGFITTPLERVISAADGIDYVESTSSQNVSLIRARLKLNYDANRALSEISAKVDQVRGDLPPESQVPVMGIESADSQFAVAYLNFTSDFLEQNELSDYLVRVVQPRLSSVEGVQRADILGARTFAMRVWMKPDRMAALNVSPIQVRQALAANNALAAVGQTKGSLVQVNLTANTGLRSVEEFKQLIVRKDGGAVVRLSDVADVVLGAEDYDTDVTLNGKTAVFVGIWALPNANSLDVMQRIRTEMDSLKKDLPEQIHGGVAFDGTDYIQNAIDEVVSTLIETLIIVVIVIFLFLGSVRSILVPVVAIPVSLIGTVFLMQVFGFTVNLLTLLAVVLSVGLVVDDAIVVVENVERHLRDGLRPVDAAIKSARELVGPIIAMTLTLAAVYAPIAFQGGLTGSLFREFALTLAGAVTLSGVVALTLSPMMSSVLLKAGHEDKGLAGVINRGFERLRAAYARTLDSSLLVRGPIYAAWIFLSLLAFLMFNQSARELAPVEDQDFVIGIMSTPSNSTLDQLKPSVTKTSELLMEMPESSFNFQIVQPSNGFWGLVLKPFKERKRTTAQVLAEAQERVNTIPAVQTFALQPPALPGGGNFPVEFVIASTAEADELLGFAQQLQEKATQSGLFAFPPIIDVKLDQPQSELEVDREKVAQLGLNLGTVGQDLGSAVGGNFVNRFNIAGRSYKVIPQILRSSRLTPEQLKDIHVTGPDGKLVALSSIASLKDKVAPRSLNRFQQLNAVKLSGVAIRPLDEALTYLETEAARILPAGYRIDYTGESRQLRTEGDSFAPAFGLAVVLIFLVLAAQFNSFRDPLIILAGSVPLALFGALVTTFLRMPNPMMPYFTDSFTTTLNIYSQVGLVTLVGLIAKNGILIVDFANRLQEEGRSKLEAVKEAASERLRPILMTTVATVAGHFPLVLVSGPGAAARNSIGLVLVTGMALGTLFTLYFVPAIYLLIAKTRTAAVSEAPELQPAPDAAT, encoded by the coding sequence ATGAAATTCACCGACCTCTTCATCCGGCGTCCGGTCGTGGCGCTGGTCGTCAACCTCATCATCATCATCGCGGGCCTGCAGGCCCTGCGCTCGCTCAACGTGCGGCAGTACCCGCGCAGCGAGAACGCCGACATCACCGTCACGACGGTCTACGTCGGCGCCAACGCGGAGCTCGTCCGTGGCTTCATCACCACGCCGCTGGAGCGCGTCATCTCCGCGGCGGACGGCATCGACTACGTCGAGTCCACGAGCTCGCAGAACGTCTCCCTCATCCGCGCCCGGCTCAAGCTCAACTACGACGCCAACCGTGCCCTGAGCGAAATCAGCGCCAAGGTCGACCAGGTGCGCGGCGACCTTCCGCCCGAATCCCAGGTGCCCGTGATGGGCATCGAGTCCGCGGACAGCCAGTTCGCCGTCGCGTACCTCAACTTCACCTCCGACTTCCTCGAGCAGAACGAGCTGTCCGACTACCTGGTGCGCGTGGTGCAGCCCCGGCTGTCCTCGGTGGAAGGCGTGCAGCGCGCGGACATCCTTGGGGCGCGCACGTTCGCCATGCGGGTGTGGATGAAGCCGGACCGGATGGCCGCGCTCAACGTCAGCCCCATCCAGGTCCGTCAGGCGCTCGCCGCCAACAACGCGCTCGCCGCCGTGGGCCAGACGAAGGGCTCGCTCGTGCAGGTGAACCTCACCGCGAACACGGGCCTGCGTTCCGTGGAGGAGTTCAAGCAGCTCATCGTCCGCAAGGATGGCGGCGCGGTGGTGCGGCTGTCGGACGTCGCGGACGTGGTGCTTGGCGCCGAGGACTACGACACCGACGTGACGCTCAACGGGAAGACGGCCGTGTTCGTCGGCATCTGGGCGCTGCCCAACGCCAACTCGTTGGACGTCATGCAGCGCATCCGCACGGAGATGGACTCGCTCAAGAAGGACCTGCCCGAGCAGATCCACGGCGGCGTCGCCTTCGACGGTACGGACTACATCCAGAACGCCATCGACGAGGTGGTGAGCACGCTCATCGAGACGCTCATCATCGTCGTCATCGTCATCTTCCTGTTCCTGGGCTCCGTGCGCTCCATCCTGGTGCCGGTGGTGGCCATCCCGGTGTCGCTCATTGGCACGGTGTTCCTGATGCAGGTGTTCGGCTTCACGGTGAACCTGCTCACCCTGCTCGCGGTGGTGTTGTCAGTCGGCCTGGTCGTGGACGACGCCATCGTCGTGGTGGAGAACGTGGAGCGCCACCTGCGTGACGGACTGCGCCCGGTGGACGCCGCCATCAAGAGCGCGCGCGAACTGGTGGGTCCCATCATCGCCATGACCCTCACGCTCGCGGCGGTGTACGCGCCCATCGCGTTCCAGGGCGGGCTCACGGGCTCGCTCTTCCGCGAGTTCGCGCTCACGCTGGCCGGAGCGGTGACCCTGTCGGGCGTGGTGGCGCTGACGCTCTCCCCGATGATGTCCTCCGTGCTCCTGAAGGCGGGCCACGAGGACAAGGGGCTCGCGGGCGTCATCAACCGCGGCTTCGAGCGCCTGCGGGCCGCGTACGCCCGCACCCTGGACAGCTCGCTGCTCGTCCGCGGGCCCATCTACGCGGCGTGGATCTTCCTGAGCCTGCTCGCGTTCTTGATGTTCAACCAGTCGGCGCGGGAGCTGGCGCCCGTGGAGGACCAGGACTTCGTCATCGGCATCATGAGCACGCCGTCCAACTCCACCCTGGATCAGCTCAAGCCGTCGGTGACCAAGACGAGCGAGCTGCTGATGGAGATGCCGGAGTCCAGCTTCAACTTCCAGATCGTCCAGCCGAGCAACGGCTTCTGGGGCCTGGTGCTGAAGCCATTCAAGGAGCGCAAGCGGACCACGGCGCAGGTGCTGGCGGAGGCGCAGGAGCGGGTGAACACCATTCCGGCGGTCCAGACCTTCGCCCTCCAGCCCCCCGCGCTGCCGGGTGGCGGCAACTTCCCGGTGGAGTTCGTCATCGCCTCCACGGCGGAGGCGGACGAGCTGCTGGGCTTCGCGCAGCAGCTCCAGGAGAAGGCGACGCAGAGCGGGCTGTTCGCCTTCCCGCCCATCATCGACGTGAAGCTGGACCAGCCCCAGTCGGAGCTCGAGGTGGACCGCGAGAAGGTCGCGCAGCTGGGGTTGAACCTGGGCACCGTGGGCCAGGACCTGGGGTCCGCCGTGGGCGGCAACTTCGTCAACCGGTTCAACATCGCCGGCCGCAGCTACAAGGTCATCCCGCAGATCCTGCGCTCCTCCCGCCTCACGCCGGAGCAGCTCAAGGACATCCACGTCACCGGCCCGGACGGCAAGCTCGTGGCCTTGTCGTCCATCGCGTCCCTCAAGGACAAGGTGGCGCCCCGGTCGCTCAACCGCTTCCAGCAGCTCAACGCCGTGAAGCTCAGCGGCGTGGCCATCCGTCCGCTGGACGAGGCGCTCACCTACCTGGAGACGGAGGCCGCGCGCATCCTGCCCGCGGGCTACCGCATCGATTACACGGGCGAGTCCCGGCAGCTGCGCACGGAAGGGGACTCGTTCGCCCCGGCGTTCGGGCTGGCGGTGGTGTTGATCTTCCTGGTGCTCGCGGCCCAGTTCAACAGCTTCCGGGATCCGCTCATCATCCTCGCAGGGTCGGTGCCGCTGGCGCTCTTCGGCGCGCTGGTGACCACGTTCCTGCGGATGCCGAACCCGATGATGCCGTACTTCACGGACAGCTTCACCACCACGCTCAACATCTACTCACAGGTGGGGCTGGTGACGCTGGTGGGCCTCATCGCGAAGAACGGCATCCTCATCGTGGACTTCGCCAACCGCCTCCAGGAGGAGGGCAGGTCGAAGCTCGAAGCGGTGAAGGAAGCGGCCTCCGAGCGACTCCGTCCCATCCTGATGACGACGGTGGCCACGGTCGCGGGCCACTTCCCGCTTGTCTTGGTGTCGGGCCCGGGCGCGGCGGCGCGCAACAGCATCGGGCTCGTGCTGGTGACGGGCATGGCGCTGGGCACGCTCTTCACCCTCTACTTCGTGCCGGCCATCTACCTGCTCATCGCCAAGACGCGCACCGCGGCCGTCAGCGAAGCCCCGGAGCTCCAGCCGGCGCCTGACGCCGCGACGTAG